In the Caldanaerovirga acetigignens genome, one interval contains:
- the ilvD gene encoding dihydroxy-acid dehydratase: MLKSQKMREIAVEMDALKMGMGWSEEDLAKPQVMLQSTYGDSHPGSAHLFELMLEAEEELINLGARPAKYFVTDICDGIAQGHDGMNYSLLSREIICDTIEIQSRATPFDGGLFLASCDKSIPAHLKAIARIDMPAVFMPGGVMKAGKNLLTLEQVGAYGAMMKKGQISREELKKIQREACPTCGACSFMGTAVTMQIMAEALGMTPPGAAAIPAASEEIKEFTRSAADLLMKAIKLDIKPSKILTKEAFENAIMVHAAVAGSTNALLHLPAIARELKIKIEPELFDKIHRNIPYIVNVRPSGFYPAEYFWYAGGVPAVMEEIKEFLHLDQLTVTGKTLGENLKEIKERGFYEKCENYLLKLGIKKEDVIKSKENPINSHGSLAVLKGNLAPAGAVVKHSAVDKTMLKVTLRARPFNSEEEAYVAIIKGEVKPGDAVIIRYEGPKGSGIPEMFYTTEAIASDPLLSSTVALITDGRFSGATRGPAIGHVSPEAAEGGPIALVEEGDLIRIDIPGRSINIVGIKGIEKGKEEIEKILQERMKGWRAPELKKDNGILNLYRRLAASPINGAYMDY; encoded by the coding sequence GTGTTGAAAAGTCAGAAAATGAGAGAAATTGCAGTGGAAATGGATGCTCTTAAAATGGGCATGGGTTGGTCAGAGGAGGATTTGGCAAAACCCCAGGTGATGCTCCAAAGCACTTATGGAGATAGCCATCCAGGAAGTGCTCACCTTTTTGAACTAATGCTGGAAGCTGAAGAAGAATTAATAAATCTTGGTGCAAGACCGGCAAAGTATTTTGTTACCGATATATGCGATGGAATAGCCCAAGGGCACGACGGGATGAATTATTCGCTGCTATCTCGCGAAATAATTTGTGATACGATAGAAATTCAGTCAAGGGCTACCCCCTTTGACGGCGGATTATTTTTGGCAAGTTGCGACAAAAGCATTCCTGCTCACTTAAAAGCCATAGCTAGGATTGACATGCCGGCAGTGTTCATGCCCGGTGGAGTGATGAAAGCAGGGAAAAATCTATTGACCCTTGAACAAGTGGGGGCCTATGGCGCCATGATGAAAAAAGGTCAGATTTCTCGAGAAGAATTGAAAAAGATTCAAAGAGAAGCATGTCCTACCTGCGGAGCCTGTTCATTTATGGGCACGGCAGTGACCATGCAAATTATGGCGGAAGCCTTGGGGATGACTCCGCCGGGTGCTGCGGCAATTCCCGCCGCTTCAGAAGAGATAAAAGAATTTACCCGAAGTGCTGCTGATTTATTGATGAAAGCAATAAAGCTCGACATAAAACCTTCTAAAATATTGACTAAAGAAGCTTTTGAAAATGCTATAATGGTCCATGCTGCTGTAGCAGGTTCTACCAATGCCCTGTTGCACCTGCCGGCTATCGCACGGGAGCTTAAAATAAAAATAGAGCCTGAGCTTTTTGACAAAATTCATAGAAACATTCCTTATATAGTGAACGTAAGGCCGAGCGGTTTTTATCCTGCAGAGTACTTCTGGTATGCCGGCGGTGTACCTGCGGTGATGGAGGAGATAAAGGAATTTTTGCACCTCGACCAATTGACCGTTACGGGGAAGACTTTAGGGGAGAATCTGAAAGAAATAAAAGAAAGAGGTTTTTACGAGAAATGCGAAAATTATCTTCTAAAATTAGGCATAAAAAAGGAAGATGTGATAAAATCGAAAGAAAACCCTATAAACTCGCATGGTTCTTTGGCGGTGCTAAAAGGTAATTTAGCTCCCGCGGGAGCGGTGGTAAAGCATTCGGCAGTAGACAAAACTATGCTAAAAGTTACCCTGCGTGCCCGCCCCTTTAATTCTGAAGAAGAAGCTTATGTTGCGATAATAAAAGGCGAGGTTAAACCTGGTGATGCGGTTATAATAAGGTACGAAGGGCCAAAAGGAAGCGGTATACCTGAAATGTTTTATACAACGGAGGCAATAGCTTCTGATCCTCTGCTTTCGTCCACTGTAGCTCTGATTACCGACGGGCGCTTTTCAGGTGCTACTCGAGGCCCCGCCATAGGCCATGTATCGCCGGAAGCAGCAGAAGGCGGCCCCATAGCTTTGGTCGAAGAAGGGGATCTTATCAGAATAGACATTCCTGGGAGATCTATCAATATAGTAGGCATAAAAGGAATAGAGAAGGGGAAGGAAGAAATAGAAAAAATTCTGCAAGAACGAATGAAAGGATGGCGAGCGCCTGAATTGAAAAAAGACAATGGTATACTGAACCTTTACCGTCGCCTTGCGGCATCTCCAATAAACGGAGCGTATATGGATTATTAA
- a CDS encoding PTS sugar transporter subunit IIB translates to MKKILLVCSAGMSTSLLVNKMKSAAKEKGIEAEIWSVSTNALEENLAKADVVLLGPQIRFMLQKVKEKGAKYNVPVDAIDPIDYGRCNGANVLEKALKMTEKNF, encoded by the coding sequence ATGAAGAAGATACTCCTAGTTTGCTCTGCCGGTATGTCTACGAGCCTTCTTGTAAATAAGATGAAAAGCGCTGCTAAGGAAAAAGGGATAGAAGCTGAAATTTGGTCGGTTTCCACCAATGCATTGGAGGAAAACCTAGCTAAGGCGGATGTGGTGCTGCTTGGCCCGCAGATCAGGTTTATGCTTCAAAAGGTTAAGGAAAAAGGGGCAAAATATAACGTGCCGGTAGATGCCATAGACCCCATAGATTACGGAAGGTGCAACGGTGCTAATGTCCTTGAAAAAGCCCTGAAAATGACAGAAAAAAATTTCTGA
- a CDS encoding molybdopterin biosynthesis protein, producing MLLQEREIYLDNPPLGEALGKYFKELEEAGALKPTGAEVVDVREALGRITSEPVFARISSPHYNAAAMDGIAVSAKDTFGASEKNPVRLKEGVNFWPVDTGDPLPPGCDAVIMIEEVHPLEGGEVEIVSPCAPWDNVRSIGEDVAATELIVPENHRLRPQDLSAVIAAGHETVKVRKKPKVAVIPTGSELVDPGTPLKPGDIIESNSAMLAGLVEEWGGKAIVMEKVKDDFKLIMQRVQKAVELADVVLINAGSSAGTEDYTSNCIKALGKLSVHGVAIRPGKPVVLGLIEGKPVIGIPGYPVSAYLAMELFVKPVLYKMQGLPVPGREKIKARLSRRVVSSIGTLEFLRVKVGRLGGEYVASPLSRGAGVIMSVVRADGMVRIPETKEGIEAGEYVEVELLKSQEEIENSVLIIGSHDVSIDILANEIKRFYPEITLSSAHVGSMGGIMALMRGEAHLAGIHLLDPDTGEYNVSYIKKYLPNRRIFLVNLAYRQQGLMVKKGNPKGVKGIEDLMREDITFINRQKGAGTRILLDLKLKELGIDPVQIKGYGKEEYTHLAVAATVAGGGADVGLGIMAAAKAFDLDFIPVAPERYDIAIPEEFYHTDLMQKILEIMRSDEFKKKIESLGGYDTSMTGELIGGD from the coding sequence ATGCTGTTGCAGGAAAGGGAAATTTACCTAGACAATCCGCCTTTAGGCGAAGCTTTGGGAAAATACTTTAAGGAGCTTGAAGAGGCAGGGGCCTTAAAGCCAACAGGTGCGGAGGTGGTAGATGTAAGGGAGGCTCTGGGGCGGATCACTTCCGAGCCGGTTTTCGCCCGGATTTCTTCGCCCCACTACAACGCCGCTGCTATGGACGGCATAGCGGTTAGCGCGAAGGACACCTTCGGCGCTTCCGAAAAAAATCCCGTAAGGCTGAAAGAAGGGGTAAATTTCTGGCCCGTTGATACCGGTGACCCCTTGCCTCCCGGATGCGACGCGGTGATTATGATAGAGGAAGTGCACCCTCTGGAAGGCGGAGAGGTCGAAATTGTATCGCCTTGCGCTCCTTGGGACAATGTGAGAAGCATCGGTGAGGATGTGGCGGCGACAGAGCTAATTGTGCCGGAAAACCATAGATTAAGGCCGCAGGATTTGAGTGCAGTCATTGCGGCCGGACATGAGACTGTAAAAGTGAGAAAAAAGCCAAAAGTCGCCGTAATCCCGACCGGCAGCGAGCTTGTGGACCCTGGAACGCCTTTGAAACCCGGCGACATAATTGAGTCCAATTCTGCTATGCTTGCGGGACTTGTGGAAGAATGGGGCGGAAAGGCAATAGTGATGGAAAAGGTAAAGGATGATTTTAAACTCATAATGCAGAGAGTCCAAAAAGCTGTGGAGCTTGCCGACGTGGTGCTTATAAACGCGGGTTCTTCCGCGGGGACGGAGGACTACACTTCAAACTGCATAAAAGCGCTAGGGAAGCTCTCCGTTCACGGTGTGGCAATACGGCCTGGGAAGCCGGTGGTGCTGGGACTTATAGAAGGAAAGCCCGTAATAGGTATTCCGGGGTATCCGGTATCCGCCTACCTTGCCATGGAGCTTTTCGTAAAACCGGTACTTTACAAGATGCAGGGCCTCCCGGTACCGGGAAGGGAAAAGATAAAGGCCAGGCTATCGCGGAGGGTAGTTTCTTCAATAGGAACTTTGGAGTTTTTGAGGGTAAAGGTAGGCAGGTTGGGCGGCGAATATGTAGCGTCGCCGCTTTCAAGAGGTGCCGGAGTGATAATGTCGGTCGTTAGGGCCGACGGGATGGTAAGGATACCCGAAACTAAAGAAGGTATAGAGGCGGGGGAATACGTGGAGGTGGAACTTTTAAAAAGCCAAGAAGAGATAGAAAATTCAGTTCTGATAATAGGGAGCCACGATGTTAGCATCGATATCCTGGCCAACGAAATAAAGAGGTTTTATCCGGAAATCACCCTTTCTTCCGCCCACGTGGGAAGCATGGGAGGCATAATGGCCCTGATGCGGGGTGAGGCCCATCTGGCCGGGATTCACCTTTTGGACCCGGATACTGGCGAGTACAACGTCTCCTATATAAAAAAATACCTCCCCAACCGCAGGATTTTTCTAGTCAATCTGGCCTACCGCCAGCAGGGGCTGATGGTGAAAAAGGGAAATCCCAAAGGCGTAAAGGGCATCGAAGACCTGATGCGCGAAGATATTACCTTCATAAACCGCCAAAAAGGGGCGGGGACGAGAATTCTGCTTGATTTAAAGTTAAAGGAGCTCGGCATCGACCCGGTGCAAATTAAAGGGTACGGGAAGGAGGAGTACACGCACCTTGCTGTGGCAGCTACTGTGGCGGGAGGGGGTGCCGACGTAGGCCTGGGCATAATGGCAGCGGCAAAGGCTTTTGACCTGGATTTCATTCCTGTGGCGCCGGAAAGATACGATATAGCGATTCCCGAGGAATTTTATCATACTGATTTAATGCAGAAGATATTGGAAATCATGAGGTCCGATGAATTTAAGAAAAAAATAGAATCCCTGGGAGGGTACGACACGTCCATGACCGGGGAATTGATTGGGGGCGATTGA
- the glp gene encoding gephyrin-like molybdotransferase Glp, translating into MELFDALKIGEALRVLKENLVGIKPKGEEVMLRDAYGRVLSEDIYSPEDIPPFNRSTVDGYAVISRDTFGACESLPAMLKVVGEIKMGERPLFSLKAGEAARISTGGMMPENSDAVVMLEYTQPLEDGTLLVERPVAPGENVILKGEDVRKGGLVLKKGHTLRPQDLAALAGMGFQKVKVAVLPKVSVISTGDEIKPPGEEIKEGEIRDMNSFSIAGLVLKWGGIPEIFGVVRDDFNEIRRSVSEALKISDLVVISGGSSVGTRDLTVRVLDSLGSPGVLVHGIAVKPGKPTIIAVVDGKPVIGLPGHPVSAMVIFEQVVRPILSWFLGRPEDYGGLKVKAKIARNISSAAGREDFIRVKLEQRDGELWAVPVLGKSGLISTMVESHGLARIAPEKLGVKEGEYVDVELY; encoded by the coding sequence ATGGAGCTATTTGATGCTTTGAAAATCGGAGAGGCTTTAAGAGTCCTAAAAGAAAATTTAGTTGGTATTAAGCCAAAGGGCGAGGAAGTCATGCTGCGAGATGCGTATGGTAGGGTGCTGTCGGAGGACATCTATTCGCCCGAAGACATCCCGCCGTTTAACCGTTCTACTGTTGACGGGTACGCGGTAATATCGAGGGATACATTTGGGGCATGCGAATCTCTACCAGCGATGCTTAAGGTAGTAGGAGAGATTAAGATGGGAGAAAGGCCGCTGTTTTCTTTGAAAGCAGGAGAGGCTGCGAGGATTTCCACAGGGGGGATGATGCCGGAAAATTCTGATGCGGTCGTTATGCTTGAATATACACAACCCCTTGAGGATGGGACCCTTTTGGTGGAAAGGCCGGTTGCACCGGGGGAAAACGTCATTCTGAAGGGAGAAGATGTGAGGAAGGGAGGCTTGGTTCTAAAAAAAGGGCACACCTTAAGGCCTCAGGACCTGGCAGCTTTGGCAGGCATGGGCTTTCAAAAAGTGAAGGTGGCAGTTTTGCCGAAAGTTTCCGTGATTTCCACCGGCGACGAGATAAAACCTCCGGGTGAAGAAATAAAGGAAGGCGAAATAAGGGACATGAACAGTTTTTCTATTGCGGGACTGGTGCTGAAATGGGGAGGAATACCTGAAATATTCGGAGTTGTGCGGGATGATTTTAACGAAATAAGAAGATCGGTGTCGGAAGCCTTGAAAATTAGCGACCTTGTAGTGATTTCCGGCGGTAGCTCGGTCGGAACCAGAGACCTTACGGTAAGGGTCTTGGATAGTTTGGGAAGTCCCGGGGTGCTTGTGCATGGCATTGCGGTAAAGCCGGGAAAGCCTACAATAATTGCGGTGGTGGATGGGAAACCGGTAATAGGGCTTCCCGGGCATCCGGTATCTGCCATGGTCATTTTTGAACAGGTAGTAAGGCCTATCCTTTCGTGGTTTCTTGGAAGGCCGGAAGATTATGGCGGATTAAAAGTTAAAGCGAAAATCGCCCGCAACATTTCGTCAGCGGCGGGAAGGGAAGACTTCATCCGGGTCAAGCTGGAGCAAAGGGACGGGGAACTCTGGGCTGTGCCGGTTCTGGGCAAATCCGGCCTTATTTCCACCATGGTGGAATCCCACGGCCTTGCGAGGATTGCGCCGGAAAAATTGGGAGTGAAAGAGGGAGAATACGTGGATGTGGAGCTTTATTAA
- a CDS encoding PTS lactose/cellobiose transporter subunit IIA — protein MTAIEEISFKLILHSGNGRSYAFEAIKAAKEGEFVKAEELLEKARKELESAHHIQTQLLQKEAAGENNMINLLLIHAQDHLMTGITVKEIAEELIDLRRDMMKQRGRE, from the coding sequence GTGACTGCGATCGAAGAAATTTCTTTTAAGTTGATTCTCCACAGCGGAAATGGCAGGAGCTACGCTTTTGAAGCGATAAAAGCTGCAAAAGAAGGGGAGTTCGTAAAGGCCGAGGAATTATTGGAAAAGGCCAGGAAAGAATTAGAAAGCGCCCATCACATACAGACCCAATTGCTGCAGAAGGAGGCGGCAGGAGAAAACAATATGATAAATCTCCTTCTAATTCACGCTCAGGATCACCTTATGACGGGAATAACCGTGAAGGAAATAGCAGAGGAGTTGATCGATTTGCGGCGCGATATGATGAAACAGAGGGGGAGAGAATGA
- a CDS encoding glycoside hydrolase family 1 protein yields MGLRKYQLPQGFILGASASAWQTEGWAGKKPGQDSYIDLWYKSNPELWHDGYGPAIATDFYNRYREDIKLMAEIGLNAYRTSIDWSRFIKNYETADIDEDAAEYYGNVIDELRRNNIEPMICLEHYELPAQLFEKYGGWASKHVVELYVEYAKQAFKLYGDRVRYWFTFNEPIVIQTRAYLDAIRFPFVQDTKTAIQWSYNKILASAKAVEAYERGGYGRKIEGKIGIILNPEAVYPRSTAPHDLKAARIYDFFFNRIFLDPCVKGEFPEELIELLKNHGCMFEYNERELDIIKQNTVKILGINLYHPARVKAKNEMWNPEVPFHPSYYYDEFILPGRKMNVSRGWEIYPKIMYDMAMRIKNEYGNIKWIVTENGMGVENEHRYRDESGIIQDDYRIEFFKDHLRWLLKAIEEGSNCIGYMVWAFTDNVSPLNAFKNRYGLVEIDLENGRNRRIKKSGLWFKELLKNRYFEFKDFTPEYK; encoded by the coding sequence ATGGGTTTAAGAAAATACCAATTGCCCCAAGGCTTTATTCTTGGGGCATCCGCTTCTGCCTGGCAGACTGAAGGTTGGGCCGGGAAAAAGCCAGGACAGGATTCGTATATTGACCTTTGGTACAAATCCAATCCGGAGCTATGGCACGATGGATACGGCCCGGCAATTGCCACGGATTTTTATAACAGATACCGCGAGGACATAAAATTGATGGCGGAGATAGGGTTGAATGCTTACAGAACATCTATTGACTGGTCGAGGTTTATAAAAAACTACGAAACGGCAGATATTGATGAAGATGCGGCGGAATACTACGGCAATGTGATAGATGAGCTCAGAAGAAATAACATTGAACCCATGATTTGTCTTGAACATTATGAGCTTCCTGCACAGCTTTTTGAAAAATATGGTGGTTGGGCTTCTAAACATGTTGTAGAATTGTACGTAGAGTATGCAAAGCAGGCTTTTAAGCTTTACGGGGACAGGGTTAGATACTGGTTTACATTTAATGAGCCTATCGTGATACAAACACGGGCTTATCTGGATGCCATAAGGTTTCCATTTGTTCAGGATACCAAAACGGCCATTCAGTGGAGTTATAATAAGATACTTGCCAGTGCTAAAGCTGTAGAGGCTTACGAACGGGGTGGGTACGGTAGGAAAATCGAGGGGAAAATAGGGATTATATTGAATCCTGAAGCGGTGTACCCCAGGTCAACGGCACCCCATGATTTAAAAGCTGCAAGAATTTACGACTTCTTTTTCAACAGAATATTTCTCGATCCTTGTGTGAAAGGGGAATTTCCCGAAGAACTAATAGAGCTATTAAAAAATCATGGCTGCATGTTCGAATATAATGAGAGGGAGCTGGATATTATCAAGCAAAATACTGTGAAAATCCTGGGGATTAACCTCTATCACCCTGCAAGGGTAAAGGCCAAAAATGAGATGTGGAATCCCGAAGTTCCGTTTCATCCCTCTTACTACTATGATGAATTTATTTTGCCGGGAAGGAAAATGAACGTTTCCCGGGGATGGGAAATATATCCGAAAATAATGTACGATATGGCGATGAGAATAAAAAATGAGTATGGCAATATAAAATGGATCGTGACAGAAAATGGAATGGGTGTTGAAAATGAGCACAGGTACAGAGATGAATCCGGAATTATTCAAGACGATTACAGAATCGAGTTTTTTAAAGACCATTTGAGGTGGCTGTTGAAAGCCATAGAAGAAGGTTCAAATTGCATTGGGTATATGGTCTGGGCGTTTACCGACAACGTCTCGCCTCTCAACGCATTTAAAAACAGATACGGCCTTGTGGAGATAGATTTGGAAAACGGCAGAAACAGAAGGATCAAAAAGTCAGGCCTTTGGTTCAAAGAGCTTTTAAAGAACCGTTATTTTGAGTTTAAGGATTTTACTCCCGAATATAAATAA
- a CDS encoding MFS transporter, with amino-acid sequence MEEKNSRKKNVDVNFSAFSYDAIFFSAFGGFFEPATVISSFVSNLTNSPVLIGLTTTIRNCGWFLPQLFIARRAEAMPRKKPLVALAGGIMRFSAGMMVLSSLIAGKNPILSLFLFYAFFVVLSFSDGISGVPWIDLFAKCIPLERRGDYYAKTQAIGGVLAFIAGFAVKAILGLKSIAFPYNYTIIFSLGFVFSTLSFLSFLRLKEAEDGTPRRHESLAKYFMGIPKVFREDGNFRLLIVINTLLRGFFMPLPFYALFAREILGIPQENIGIFVSTQMVGSILAGIFFGKAIDLYGSRKVVILTAGITLLQPFMALASFLLYKLGLPFFWLYALIFTLIGATYSGIWTGIFNYLLRIAPEEKRPLYIGLLNTLTAPTTFLPLLGGIILQYLSYVHLFLITALVVASSVVTAFALKEPEK; translated from the coding sequence GTGGAAGAAAAAAATTCACGAAAAAAAAATGTCGACGTCAATTTCAGTGCCTTTAGTTATGACGCCATCTTTTTCTCCGCATTTGGCGGTTTTTTTGAACCAGCAACCGTAATCTCATCTTTTGTGAGTAACCTCACGAATTCCCCGGTACTAATAGGACTTACGACTACCATAAGAAACTGCGGTTGGTTTTTGCCGCAGCTTTTTATAGCCCGCAGGGCAGAAGCCATGCCGAGAAAAAAACCTCTTGTGGCATTGGCTGGTGGTATTATGAGGTTTTCGGCAGGTATGATGGTGCTCTCGTCTTTGATCGCCGGAAAAAATCCCATACTTTCGCTTTTCCTATTCTATGCTTTTTTTGTGGTTCTTTCATTCTCCGACGGAATAAGCGGGGTCCCTTGGATCGACCTTTTCGCAAAATGCATCCCTTTGGAGCGCAGGGGAGATTATTATGCGAAGACCCAAGCTATCGGAGGAGTTCTTGCGTTTATAGCAGGATTTGCAGTAAAGGCGATCCTGGGACTTAAGTCCATCGCTTTCCCTTACAATTATACTATCATTTTCTCTCTCGGGTTTGTATTTTCCACCTTATCTTTTCTTTCCTTCCTTAGGCTAAAAGAAGCTGAAGATGGAACTCCTCGCAGGCACGAAAGCCTAGCAAAATATTTTATGGGAATTCCAAAGGTCTTCAGAGAAGACGGTAATTTTCGCTTGTTAATTGTCATAAATACTCTCTTAAGGGGCTTTTTTATGCCGCTACCTTTTTACGCTCTATTTGCCAGAGAAATATTAGGGATTCCTCAGGAAAATATAGGTATTTTTGTTTCCACCCAGATGGTAGGTTCAATATTAGCAGGAATATTCTTTGGAAAAGCCATAGACTTATACGGGAGCAGGAAGGTCGTAATCCTAACAGCAGGAATTACACTGCTTCAACCATTTATGGCGCTTGCCAGCTTTTTACTTTACAAGCTGGGACTTCCTTTTTTCTGGCTGTATGCGCTAATATTTACATTAATAGGCGCAACGTATAGCGGAATATGGACAGGAATTTTTAATTATCTGCTGAGGATTGCACCCGAAGAAAAAAGGCCTCTTTATATAGGCCTTTTAAACACCCTGACCGCCCCTACTACCTTTTTGCCTCTTCTTGGAGGCATAATCTTGCAGTATCTATCTTATGTCCACCTCTTTTTGATAACAGCTTTGGTGGTGGCTTCGTCAGTTGTAACTGCTTTTGCATTAAAGGAACCGGAAAAATAA
- the celB gene encoding PTS cellobiose transporter subunit IIC, producing the protein MNKFMRILEERVMPIAAQIASFKYIRAIRDGLAVTMPLIIAGSVFLILGNVPIQGYADFINGIFGEGFVSKLLYPVRVTFDIVTLVAIFSISYQIAKENGVDGVSSGVLALAAFLLLVPVETINVTLQDGKTLNLGRVWPTANFSAGGLIVGIITAIVATEIYTFIIKKNWIIKMPDSVPPAVMKSFEAIIPGFAILVLFFLVRLGFEATSYRTIFTFVTKFVAAPLSKVGLSFGGMVLTILLYNLFWTMGIHGTRVVFGVLDSILLPAMDQNRLALEAGQALPNIITKQFYDNFANIGGCGATIGLILVIFLFAKSKQLRSLGKLAIAPAIFNISEPIIFGIPVVMNPIMMIPFILSNLTVGIVTYAAMAMNLVSRPAGIAVPWPTPAFISGFLATNGDWRAIILQAVNIVVAALVYLPFILAWDRQKLEEEKEG; encoded by the coding sequence ATGAACAAGTTTATGAGAATTTTGGAAGAAAGGGTCATGCCGATAGCCGCGCAAATCGCTTCTTTCAAGTATATAAGGGCTATTAGGGATGGACTTGCCGTTACCATGCCTCTCATTATAGCAGGGTCTGTATTCCTTATATTAGGCAACGTGCCGATTCAGGGGTATGCAGATTTTATTAACGGGATTTTTGGAGAAGGTTTTGTTAGTAAGCTGCTTTATCCAGTAAGGGTTACGTTCGATATAGTTACCCTAGTGGCCATATTTTCTATTTCATACCAGATAGCTAAAGAAAATGGCGTCGATGGGGTTTCTTCGGGAGTCCTTGCGTTGGCGGCTTTTCTGCTCCTGGTACCGGTAGAAACGATTAATGTCACTCTTCAGGATGGAAAAACTCTCAATTTGGGGAGGGTTTGGCCCACGGCGAATTTTTCCGCAGGCGGCTTGATAGTGGGCATAATTACTGCAATCGTAGCCACCGAAATATATACATTCATAATAAAAAAGAACTGGATAATTAAGATGCCTGATTCAGTCCCTCCGGCGGTCATGAAATCTTTTGAAGCTATTATTCCGGGATTTGCAATTCTGGTATTGTTTTTCTTAGTGAGGCTGGGTTTTGAGGCGACCTCGTACCGAACTATATTCACCTTTGTCACTAAATTTGTGGCGGCTCCCCTTTCAAAAGTGGGGTTGTCCTTCGGCGGCATGGTGCTCACTATACTCCTGTATAACTTATTCTGGACGATGGGAATTCACGGAACAAGAGTGGTTTTCGGTGTGTTGGACTCCATACTGCTTCCTGCAATGGACCAAAATAGATTGGCGTTAGAGGCAGGCCAAGCACTTCCCAATATAATTACGAAGCAATTTTACGATAACTTTGCTAATATTGGCGGATGCGGGGCTACCATTGGGTTGATACTCGTGATATTTCTTTTCGCAAAGTCAAAGCAACTTAGGTCCCTCGGAAAACTGGCTATAGCACCGGCTATTTTCAACATCTCCGAGCCAATTATTTTTGGAATACCGGTCGTAATGAATCCTATTATGATGATACCCTTTATACTGTCCAACCTGACGGTGGGAATAGTGACGTATGCTGCCATGGCGATGAACCTTGTCAGCAGGCCCGCGGGTATTGCTGTTCCATGGCCGACGCCGGCATTTATTTCGGGTTTTCTTGCTACAAACGGAGATTGGAGGGCAATAATTCTGCAGGCTGTAAATATAGTTGTGGCTGCACTGGTGTATCTGCCTTTTATCCTGGCGTGGGATAGGCAGAAGTTGGAGGAGGAAAAAGAAGGCTAA